The Vibrio cyclitrophicus sequence TGGGTCATTTCAATCCCACTGTGTGCTTTGATTATCTTTGGCTTAGACGGCTCTATCTTTTGGGCATTTGCTATCCAACCATTTGAAGAGATAGTCAAAGCCTTCCCATTCCGTCACTTGGCACGCAAATCTCTTAAAGAGTTTGATGCCAGCAAAGCTAAAGAGTTGATGTATGACTAAACTCGGTATCGAGTTGTCATTCTAAAATCTTTCTACTCTTTCTGATTACAACCTTGTCTTTTGACAAGGTTGTATTGTTTTTAGCCGTACGTTTTATTGGTTGGCTTCAATCCCTTCCGCTGATACCCAGCTCATATAAAACAAAAAGACCACTCAACATTCGGTTAAGTGGTCTTCGAAAACATTTGGCTGTGTTTAAGCTAGCCTACTGGTTACGCTAGGTATTATTTACCGTTCAACTTAAGTGCAGAGAAAGTCACACTGTTGTAATCGCCATTCTTTTTATCGACAGCGAAATCACCCGTGCCGCCACAACCAGGGCCCCATACAGGGTGAGAATCGCTCACGCTGCATTGGCCGTATGCGCCCGCTTTATAATAGAAATCATCTTCAGCATAACCCGTTGGTGAGTCAAGCTCATCAATGCCCTTGCTTAAGTCAATTTCATACTTAACCGTATCGTGACGCTCTGTTTCAAACGTCAGGTACATCATGGTGCCTTTCACTTCCACTTTGTAGCTAAACTCTTCACCAAGAGCAATCCCCGCTTCACCTGGTTCTGCTGGGTTTTCCCAAGTGTTGCCCCAAACAGGATAAGCGATGTCGGCACGGTTAGGATCTTTCTTCTCTAGGTTACGTTCATAGTTCCAAAATACTGAGCCCATTTCTTGGCCCGGAAACTTCTTGTAGAAGATCTTCAGTGGTTCATTACCGTGGCCGTAACCTGTTTTTGCTTTGATCAAAGCATCATGTTTCTTCGCGTGTATCTGACCAACAACTACCGAGTGAGCCGGGTACTTTTCTGGGTACTTAGCATTAATCGCAACGTGATTCACTTTTAGTGTTGCTTCCAGTGTTCCGCCAACCGCACTGTACTCGCTTGCATCTGGGTGGCTAGATAATGCCCACTGGTTGCCTTTGTCGGCCGTATCGATTGAGAAATCCGCGCCGCGTGGCATCTGGCGTAACTCAGAGCGCGCGTTTTTCGAGTTTTTCGTCGTAATCGCTTGGTTTTGTACTTCAAAGACGAGATTACCGTCTTTATCGAGATGGAAGAAATCACTATGTGAGTAGCTCATCATAGCGACCCCTTCTATTTCATCAACACGACCATCTTCATTAATATCCGAAGGAATCGTTATTTTCCAATTACGCATATCAAACTTATCAGCAGGCACTGGATCAGAAACACCGTTATTTGCAAAAGTAACCATTGGCACAGTCGCTAATAACGCCACTGCTAATATGTTTTTCTTAAACATGACTCATCCTTTATTGTTAACAAATACCAAGCAACACTCTCAGTATAAAAACTACGTTCAAACACCAATTCGTAATAATGACTATTTATTCGACCTAAAAAGAAACAATATAAAAACAACTAACCAACATAACCACAACGACAACTTTGAAATAGCTGACCTTGAATTTACCGTGTAAGTGATTACACCCATAAACTAAATATGTAAGTTTTATGCCATTAATAGTTATGAACTGAATTATTTGTCTTATTTTAACACATAGATATCAACTAACTTACGACGTTTATAAATATGAGATCTAAGTCATTATCGATTTAGAAAACAGCGTGATAATTGGGATATTCATAGCATTTAGCTATATATTTGGGCGATTATTCAGAAGTTTTTGATAGATCTCACAGAAATTTCATCCGGTAATTAATATCATATTTGTCATACATTAATTTAATACCATGTAAGGTATTGATTTGTGAGCCATGGGTACATTGGATGTATCCAAAATAAAAAATAATAGTGAGACAAAGGTATGAATTCTGTTACAAAAATTGCTGCAGCTGTTGCATGTACTCTTTTAGCAGGCACTGCTACGGGTGCAACTCTTGATTATCGTTACGAGTATCGTGCTGCGACGGATTATACAAAAACAAATGGCGATACTGCTCACGTAGACGCTCGCCATCAACACCGAGTTAAGCTAGGTGAAAGCTTTAAACTGTCAGATAAGTGGAAGCACTCTACAGGTCTAGAACTTAAGTTCCACACGGATGACTCTTACTATGATGCAGATTCAGATTCTGTTAAATCAGCAAACAGTCGAAGCTTTTATAATGGTAACTGGTACATCTATGGTATGGAGATAGATAACACTGCGACATACAAAATAGATAACAATTGGTACCTGCAAATGGGTATGCCTATTGCTTGGGATTGGGATGAGCCTAATGCTAACGATGGCGACTGGAAGATGAAGAAGGTTACATTTAAACCTCAGTTCCGCGTTGGCTACAAAGCAGACATGGGCTTAACGACTGCCATCCGTTACCGTCACGAGTATGCTGATTTCCGTAACCACAACCAATTTGGTGACAAAGATTCAGAGACTGGTGAGCGTTTAGAATCAGCACAAAAATCAAAAATCACACTAACGGGTTCTTACAAAGTTGAATCTCTACCGAAGCTTGGCCTTTCTTACGAAGCAAACTATGTAAAATCTCTGGATAACGTACTTCTTTATAATAGTGATGACTGGGAATGGGATGCTGGTTTAAAAGTAAACTACAAGTTCGGCTCTTGGAAACCTTTTGCTGAGATCTGGTCTTCTGATATCAGTTCATCCTCTAAAGACCGCGAAGCAAAATACCGTGTTGGTGTTGCTTACTCATTCTAATTAGAAAATAGTCATTTATTAAAGTACCCCTCTCCTCTTGTTAAATTTTGGGGCATATTTTAAGCACTTTATTTTAAATAAAAGGATGTTCTAATTAATGTTAGTTACATCCTTATAAATACTTAAAGACTATTCATTACTTATCTCTCATATGGTTGACATATGGATTTAATATCATAAAGAGAATATTTTATGCAAATTTCTAAAGTCGCTACAGCTGTCGCCCTTTCGACAGGTTTATTATTTGGTTGTAACAGTGATGGTTTACCTATCCCAACGGAACCTACTCCCGATCCTGGTACTCCGACTTTAACTGCGGGTTACTGGCAAATTAGTGATAGTAACTCTAGCTCAATATCTGCGTCATCTAACGCAGACCTTCCAAATGTGTATGTTTTCCAAGAAGACGGCAACCATAAATACTATGACGACGATGACAACTTAGGCACATACACAATTAAAGATGCAAGTGCATCTACAAATAACTATGATGAAGAAGCAGGTACCGTCTCTTTTACTTACTATGAAACAGGATCATCCACTCTTGAAATTTTGGATGGTGTTTTCACCCTAGATGATTCGGGCGCTCTGGTAGTTACTGATAATTCTTCAGGAATCAATTACTCTGGTTCAGATCAAACTGAGGTCGAAGGCGTGCAAGATGCTGTCACTGACGCCAATGACCTAGTTGGTATTAACGGCTACGTTCAAATTTTAGATACAAACCATAATGGTAGTAAAACTGACTCAGGAGAGCTACGTTTAAAATTGTCTGACAGTAGTACAGGTGCAACTGTAGATACTATTGCATCAGGGAAAATGACTGTAGATCTAATCTACCAAGTGGACGAAGATACGACAGAAGAAGAAAACACCTCAGGTAATAACGCATACATTAGTCTCTTTGCTTCAGGTACATCTAATATCAACCTGCATGGTGAAGTCATTTTCAACGCTGGGGAAATTTTCTACCGTTCTACGGTGGTTGAAGATGGTAAACCTCAAATTTCTGATGAGCCTGTTGGTACTTACACTTTAGGCGAAGACCTAGCTGTTGAAATCACTTGGGCTGACGGTTACTACAGTTTCAAGGTAAATGACAACGTATACGACAATGATGGAAACGGTTTTGAATCTTTTGATAAAGCTGCAGTTACTGTCATATCATTAAAGCTTGGTGATACTTCAAACACAACGCATTTCGAAATGATCGCGGATAACTTTAAAGTTTACTCACACGACACGACTACTGACGAGTTAGTATTTGAAGATGATTTTAATGGTTACCCTAATGGTCACTCTTTATCAGGTAACCCTTATAATAGCGCCACAGCTGAAGCAACTGTTATTGTTGACGGTGACAGCACTGATCCAGACCCTGAGCCGGGCGAAGTTACAGACAACTTCGATTCTTATACTGTAGGTACGCAGATTAATTTGGCTAACTCTGCATACCAGACAAAAGGTGTTGATGGGGTTTTAAATACAGCAGTAATCAGTAGTGACTTTGCCAAGTCGGGCTCTAATTCTTTGCGCATAGAAGATGGTGCGGACTCAACCACTGATAATAACAAACCTATCGTTGGTCGTGACTTTGCGAATGGCGCAGCAGAAACTGGCTCTGTTTCTACATCTGTATACATCCCTAGCGATGGCTATGTAAAAGCATCATACATTTTCTTGGGTTCTAATAACGATGCATCATCTAGTGGTCGCTTCACTGAAGTTGTATTTACATCTAGTATGATTAAATTCCGCGACGAAACAGGCAGCCAAGTTGACCTTGCTTCATACTCAAAAGACACATGGGTAGATGTGACCATCAAATGGGTAAATGATGATGTTACAGTAAATATTGATGGCACAGATTATTCTGGATTAAAGGCTGAAAATGCAGGTAGTTTCCCGACCGCTATTGCACTATATACTGGTGACAATGGTTCAAAAGGGACATACACCTACTTTGACAACCTAGATTCAGACTTGTTCTAGTTCTCACTAGAAAAGCCAGGCTCGATTGCTAGATAAAATAAATCCCTATCAACATATTTGATAGGGATTTTTTATTCCTAGCTGAAGAATAAAAAGCAGACTGGCGATTCAACTAAGCTCTCTGACTCAGCGGAACTTTACTTCATCATTGAATAAGCACCGATGCCACAAGTAAGGGATGGCCGCTGCCTTCCTACTTATTTAGCCCTATCAACGCCCTGTATCTATCATATATAGATAAAAACCCTCAGTTCTATACCCAGCCCACAAATTATTATTCAGCGTCACCGTACCATTACAATCAGAGCATTTACGGCCTGCAAGCAATTAACGCTAAAGCGTATACCCTTAAGCTGTTAGAGTCGTTTGATTATCGACTTGAACCTGCCTATGTATTTCATAGAGAATAAGAGCAAATTGAGTGATGGCCAACCCTACCCTTCTAATTTTGAACGAGTTAGAGCACTATTTATGGCTATTGCTAGGAGCCTTGCTCAACAACCAAAGAGTGGCGTTTCAAGAACAGTACGGGAGTAGTCAGCCGAGCTAACGCTTATTAGTAGACCGCGCACAATAATACGTTCGTACATTGGCAAAGCCTTGAGAACGAAGTCAAAGTTTTCGAGCTATGATAATTCCGATAAACATAACGACATTATTTGGGTTTGAATACTCGACAAGTTGATCTACCAATAGCTGAGATTAATCATGAGCGAGGTTAATGGTGATCGGCGCTTGAGGGTTGATAGTGACTGAAACTTAGAATGACTAAATTTAATACTAAATGAGCTTGATGATAATGTCCTAAATTCTGTGTAACTGTTCGCCAACACCCCTACTTTTAATCAATAAAATCATAACTTTAAAACCAAACAACAGGCACAAAAAAGCCTCCAAACCCTGAGGCTGGAGGCTATTGCGATAACTTAAATATTAAGTGTTATTCGGCTCGATTACTTTTTGTACTGATCGTGCGATACGTCTAACTGATAGAAAGTCGCTTGTGAGTAGTCGTCTAGGTCGCCGCTGATGTTTTGGTTGTAAACACCCGCTTTGAAGTACATGTACTTACCACCTGCGTCGTAGCCGCTTTCGCTCATATCAACGACTTGTACAACGTCATCTTTGCCTTCACGCATTAAGCTAACAGTCATCGTGTTGCCTTTAACGTCAATGCGGTAGCTGAACACTTCGCCTAGCGCGATACCATCTTCACCCACTTCAGCCGTCATATCGCCCACTAGAGGGTAAAAATCCTCTTTTGTCGCGTCTTGGCTTTCGTGTGCAAAGTAAACTGCACCCGTTGCTTGGTTTGGCAGTTTACGGTAGTACAGACGAATTGGCTCATCGTTTTGATCGTGAATCTGACCAATGATAAAACGGCCTACTTCGTTCGCATTACCTGTCGTTGTTGCGTGATCGATTTTCAACGTCGCTTCTAGAACACCATCGATACCCGCTGCCGCTTCTAAATCTGATTCAGGCGCGCTTGAGAATACCCAGTTGTTCTTGTTAACACCCTTAGTGCTAATAGATTGGTCACCACGACGCATCATTTCACGAAGCTCTGTACGCGCATACTTAGTGTTTTTAGATGTACGTACACCTTTCACGTAAGCCTTGAATACTAGGCCGCCATCGTCCGCTGTGTAGAAGATTTCAGGGTGTTGGTAACCGTTTGCAAGGTTCCACTCAGAAACATCATCAGGCTTGCCATTTTTATCATGATCGAAAGGCTGAGATAGGTACCAGTGAGTCATATCGAAGTTTTCGCTCGGTGCATTACCGGCAACTGGTGTCTCAGGTAAGCCCGTTGGTAAAGGTAGCGCAGTGCGCGTTTCGCATTTCACTGTTGTCTCACAAGGGTAAACCGCTGCGACACCGAAATTACCAGAACGTAAGTCTTTGCGTGCTGCTTTACGAGCTTTTTCCGCTGCTTTCATTTCCGCGATAATTACCGCTTCTGCTGCTACCACGTCTGAAGTGATAATATGGCTAGCAGGACATGCGTTAATGCTACAGTTAACTGCAGCTAACTCAGTCACACTGTTCCAACCGTTTTTGGTGTTGCCGTGGCCAACGTATCGTACGTAACGCGCTTGAACAGCTGGCTCAAACTGGAAACGTTCTAGACCAATCGCTTTACCTGAACTCATTTGGTTCTCAAGTACTGTTGTCCAGCTTTCGCCATCAACACTAACTTGAATATCAAATTTAGATTGACGCTCGTTACCTTTGCTAAATGATGCTTGAACAGCGTCAAATTCTTGAACTGAACCATAGTCCAACATTGCCCACTCGCCGTCACCCGCTGAGGACCAACGTGTTGTAAGATCTTGGTCAAACAGACGATCAGGGCCGTTGCCATCGTGGCTGCTAGCCGTCATAGCAACCGGCGTCAGGAGAGCTTCACCGGTTTCTTTATTGTTTGGAAAATCAGCAGTAGGCGTGCTCGTGCTCGCACAACCAACCGCAAGTAAGATAGAAGAAGCGAGTAGGGTTTTTATAGTGATTTGTTTCATATTTAATCCGTTATTATAATACAAAGACAGCATTTATAAGTGAAAATAGAACCTGCAAACATGAGCTATAAGGCAATTCCCCTCTCAGTATTTGCGATAACATGAAAATATTACATAATCTTATAATACAAATAAAACATTTCATTGAATAAATGAGACTGGGAACACTTTCCGATTTTTCCATACTTTAACTGGATCACACTTCCTATTGATAAAAACAATATATAAAAAAAATGAATGCGAAATAGACTAGCAATACCCAAAACAACCCAGTTGAGGTGAGGAGTTTCGAACCCTGTGAATCCGTGCTTTTCAACGATAAAATCCAGTGATGATCTCCTTCCTCCCAGAACGTAAAAAGACCACATGGTTGGGAACCAATGTGGTCTTTTTAGTCGCCGTTCTAGCTATTCAAGGATTAGTGAAGGTATTCAAGTTCCGGGATACTCAATAATGTGCCGCTCTAAGGGAACTAAAGCTCACATCAAACACCTCACCGGCATAGTCGCTATCAGGTTTAAATTGTGGATAGATGCCCGCTTTGAAATAGAAAGCAATATCTGTCGATGTCCAATCTGATGTTAACGACACTGCATCCCCATCTTTGTCGGTGTAGTCTTGTCCCCAAGGGATTGAATGAGAAACGGTGTTGGTTCCATCTAAGTCATGAGTTGCTAAGTACACACCGTCTTGGTTGGCACGTATTGTATATCGCCATTCTTCACTGGCCGAATAAGTACCTAATTCAACACTGAACGGTTCACAATAACCGCAGTCTTGGTTGTTTCGTTCAAAGTCTGAGTTCAGAATCACTCGTACTGGTTTACCCTCACCCTCCCAAAGCAACTTCACTAGGGCTTGATTGATTTTCCAACCGTGTATTTGCCCAAGCACCACTTTCGGGTCTTGGGTATTAATGTTCGGATAGTCCTCGATTCGCAGGGTTGCGGTTAACTCGTGACTGGTTGTGTTGGTTCTGGTGTCGTCCAAATACCAACTTGTATCTTCATCGCTGGTGCTGCAATCTGGTTGAGTACTACTTTGGTACAACTCTCTAAGCTCAGAACGAATATAGCTAGAGTTTTGCGTAGAGGTGCCGTATCCCATATCCGCTCTAAAGTGCATTCTTCCTTCATCTGCATTGAAGTAAGAAAGGTCAATACCACTGTGGTACACATCGCTGTCGTTCGAAAGAAGATCTTTACTCGATTCACAACGTTCCGGTTCTAGTTCAGCAGCACTATCACCACCGCTTCCATACCAAGTATCTTTACTTGCCGGAATGGTCAGCTTCCAATCATTAATGTCCCAATCGTTTGACCCATTGATTTGGGTACTGGTGTATCTCAGCGCCTGATAGTAGGCCGTCGCTTCACCATTTTCGAATTGATTGTAGATACCGGCTTTAAAGTAGCTCAATAGGTGCTGCCAATACGTGATATCTTGATTCACTTTTACTTCGTCATTCACTTTGATCGACAATGTGCTCTCATAAATAGAAAGATCAAACTTGCTGAAGCTATCCAGTTCCGCCTCACCTAAATCGTAGCGATTGTATGAGGTGGCATAACAATCCGAAGAGTCAGCAGCACTGCTACAGTCAATCGCATTGTTTTTCATGACTGCCCAATAATGCCCAGTAAGACCATCCCTCTCTTGCTCCCATACCACACGCAGTAACGGATGAGGGATGTAACCTGTGCCACTCTCATCTGTGCCCTTGTTGTGTATCTGTAACAACGTCACTTCATCATGATCGGCAGGTGAACTCGCCATTGCATGTTCGATATCAGGTAAGCTTATCTCCGCATACAAACTTCGCTTTACACCAGTTTCATTGATATCGAAGTTTTCTCCCTCACGAACCTCTGAACGCATCTTATAGTTCGCCATTTTGAAGATTAGATTTTCCGTCTCTTCATCCGCGTAAAAGTAATCACTGAGGTAACCATCGAAATCCCCATCTTTAACTTCAGAGGTTTTGTTACCCTCTGTGCCGTTAGGATCCGATACCTGAAGGTCAGAACTAGAGAGGATGCTTTGATACTTAGCAATATCATAAGGCGCAACAGTGCCATTAGACGTTCCTGGATTATTGCTATCGGAAGGATCACTACTGTCACTTGAGCTACTTCCACCGCAGCCGTATGTGAGCGAAGCGAGCGCAACGATGATGATTGGCTTATTCACATTTATCTCACTTATCCATAAGAGTAGAGTGATAATGTATATTTGTACTATTTTATGTCAATTGTCTATTTGTCAGAATGTGAGATGCGACAGATGAAGTTATATGAGCAGATTTTACGTAGGGTTTAGAGACAAAAACAACACAGAAAGGCCACTCTAAACTCGAAAGTTATTGAGTGGCTCTTTGACTAAAAATAAAATTTAAGATATTGATTTTTAAATATTATTCATAAAACACTTAAACTTTAAAACTGCTC is a genomic window containing:
- a CDS encoding polysaccharide lyase family 7 protein, whose amino-acid sequence is MFKKNILAVALLATVPMVTFANNGVSDPVPADKFDMRNWKITIPSDINEDGRVDEIEGVAMMSYSHSDFFHLDKDGNLVFEVQNQAITTKNSKNARSELRQMPRGADFSIDTADKGNQWALSSHPDASEYSAVGGTLEATLKVNHVAINAKYPEKYPAHSVVVGQIHAKKHDALIKAKTGYGHGNEPLKIFYKKFPGQEMGSVFWNYERNLEKKDPNRADIAYPVWGNTWENPAEPGEAGIALGEEFSYKVEVKGTMMYLTFETERHDTVKYEIDLSKGIDELDSPTGYAEDDFYYKAGAYGQCSVSDSHPVWGPGCGGTGDFAVDKKNGDYNSVTFSALKLNGK
- a CDS encoding polysaccharide lyase family 7 protein, which gives rise to MNKPIIIVALASLTYGCGGSSSSDSSDPSDSNNPGTSNGTVAPYDIAKYQSILSSSDLQVSDPNGTEGNKTSEVKDGDFDGYLSDYFYADEETENLIFKMANYKMRSEVREGENFDINETGVKRSLYAEISLPDIEHAMASSPADHDEVTLLQIHNKGTDESGTGYIPHPLLRVVWEQERDGLTGHYWAVMKNNAIDCSSAADSSDCYATSYNRYDLGEAELDSFSKFDLSIYESTLSIKVNDEVKVNQDITYWQHLLSYFKAGIYNQFENGEATAYYQALRYTSTQINGSNDWDINDWKLTIPASKDTWYGSGGDSAAELEPERCESSKDLLSNDSDVYHSGIDLSYFNADEGRMHFRADMGYGTSTQNSSYIRSELRELYQSSTQPDCSTSDEDTSWYLDDTRTNTTSHELTATLRIEDYPNINTQDPKVVLGQIHGWKINQALVKLLWEGEGKPVRVILNSDFERNNQDCGYCEPFSVELGTYSASEEWRYTIRANQDGVYLATHDLDGTNTVSHSIPWGQDYTDKDGDAVSLTSDWTSTDIAFYFKAGIYPQFKPDSDYAGEVFDVSFSSLRAAHY
- a CDS encoding porin, which produces MNSVTKIAAAVACTLLAGTATGATLDYRYEYRAATDYTKTNGDTAHVDARHQHRVKLGESFKLSDKWKHSTGLELKFHTDDSYYDADSDSVKSANSRSFYNGNWYIYGMEIDNTATYKIDNNWYLQMGMPIAWDWDEPNANDGDWKMKKVTFKPQFRVGYKADMGLTTAIRYRHEYADFRNHNQFGDKDSETGERLESAQKSKITLTGSYKVESLPKLGLSYEANYVKSLDNVLLYNSDDWEWDAGLKVNYKFGSWKPFAEIWSSDISSSSKDREAKYRVGVAYSF
- a CDS encoding polysaccharide lyase family 7 protein, which encodes MKQITIKTLLASSILLAVGCASTSTPTADFPNNKETGEALLTPVAMTASSHDGNGPDRLFDQDLTTRWSSAGDGEWAMLDYGSVQEFDAVQASFSKGNERQSKFDIQVSVDGESWTTVLENQMSSGKAIGLERFQFEPAVQARYVRYVGHGNTKNGWNSVTELAAVNCSINACPASHIITSDVVAAEAVIIAEMKAAEKARKAARKDLRSGNFGVAAVYPCETTVKCETRTALPLPTGLPETPVAGNAPSENFDMTHWYLSQPFDHDKNGKPDDVSEWNLANGYQHPEIFYTADDGGLVFKAYVKGVRTSKNTKYARTELREMMRRGDQSISTKGVNKNNWVFSSAPESDLEAAAGIDGVLEATLKIDHATTTGNANEVGRFIIGQIHDQNDEPIRLYYRKLPNQATGAVYFAHESQDATKEDFYPLVGDMTAEVGEDGIALGEVFSYRIDVKGNTMTVSLMREGKDDVVQVVDMSESGYDAGGKYMYFKAGVYNQNISGDLDDYSQATFYQLDVSHDQYKK